Proteins from one Parvibaculum lavamentivorans DS-1 genomic window:
- the rho gene encoding transcription termination factor Rho codes for MTTQIKLQDLKAKSPTELLAIAEELEVENASTLRTQDMMFAILKQYAEQNIDIIGEGVVEVLPDGFGFLRSPEANYLPGPDDIYVSPSQIRRFSLRTGDTVEGEIRSPKDGERYFALLKVSTVNFESPDKARHKVHFDNLTPLYPDEKLEMEVADPTLKDRSSRLIDIVAPLGKGQRGLIVAPPRTGKTVLLQNIAHSITTNHPECYLIVLLIDERPEEVTDMQRSVKGEVISSTFDEPATRHVQVAEMVIEKAKRLVEHGRDVVILLDSITRLGRAYNTVVPSSGKVLTGGVDANALQRPKRFFGAARNIEEGGSLTIIATALIDTGSRMDEVIFEEFKGTGNSEIVLDRKIADKRVFPAMDILKSGTRKEELLVDKGTLSKMYVLRRILNPMGTVDAVEFLLDKLKQTKSNGEFFDSMNT; via the coding sequence ATGACGACGCAGATCAAGCTGCAGGACCTCAAGGCAAAATCGCCGACCGAACTTCTGGCGATTGCCGAGGAACTCGAGGTCGAGAACGCCTCGACGCTCAGGACGCAGGACATGATGTTCGCGATCCTGAAGCAGTATGCGGAACAGAATATCGACATCATCGGCGAAGGCGTGGTCGAGGTGCTGCCGGACGGCTTCGGCTTCCTGCGCTCTCCCGAAGCCAACTACCTGCCGGGTCCCGACGATATTTACGTCTCGCCCTCGCAGATCCGCCGCTTCTCGCTCCGTACCGGCGACACGGTCGAAGGCGAGATCAGGAGCCCGAAGGATGGCGAGCGGTATTTCGCGCTCCTCAAGGTCTCGACGGTCAATTTCGAGAGCCCCGACAAGGCCCGCCACAAGGTCCATTTCGACAATCTGACGCCGCTCTATCCCGACGAGAAGCTCGAGATGGAAGTCGCCGATCCGACGCTGAAGGACCGCTCCTCGCGGCTCATCGACATCGTCGCGCCGCTCGGCAAGGGCCAGCGCGGGCTGATCGTCGCGCCGCCGCGCACGGGCAAGACCGTTCTCCTCCAGAACATCGCGCATTCGATCACGACCAACCACCCGGAATGCTATCTGATCGTGCTGCTGATCGACGAGCGGCCGGAAGAAGTGACCGACATGCAGCGTTCGGTGAAGGGCGAGGTCATCTCGTCCACCTTCGACGAGCCGGCGACGCGCCACGTCCAGGTCGCCGAAATGGTGATCGAGAAGGCAAAGCGCCTCGTCGAACACGGACGCGACGTCGTTATCCTGCTCGACTCGATCACGCGTCTCGGCCGCGCCTACAACACGGTCGTCCCGTCCTCCGGCAAGGTGCTGACCGGCGGTGTCGACGCGAACGCGCTGCAGCGCCCCAAGCGTTTCTTCGGCGCCGCGCGCAATATCGAGGAAGGCGGCTCGCTCACCATCATCGCGACCGCGCTCATCGATACCGGCAGCCGCATGGACGAAGTCATCTTCGAAGAATTCAAGGGCACCGGTAACTCGGAAATCGTCCTCGACCGCAAGATCGCCGACAAGCGCGTCTTCCCGGCGATGGACATCCTCAAATCCGGCACCCGCAAGGAAGAGCTGCTGGTCGACAAGGGCACGCTCTCGAAAATGTATGTGCTCCGCCGCATC
- the hemJ gene encoding protoporphyrinogen oxidase HemJ produces MLDFLAGYYVWIKALHIISVIFWMAGMAYLPRLFVYHAEAAPGSDKSETFKIMERRLLRGIVNPAMIATFLFGILMLVLNPGLLSDGWMHVKLALILVMSALHGFFSRWRKEFERDGNQRDARFYRIVNEGPPLLVIFIVLLAVAKPF; encoded by the coding sequence ATGCTCGATTTTCTGGCCGGCTACTATGTCTGGATCAAGGCGCTTCACATCATTTCGGTGATCTTCTGGATGGCCGGCATGGCCTATCTGCCCCGGCTTTTCGTCTATCACGCCGAGGCGGCGCCGGGTTCGGACAAGTCCGAGACCTTCAAGATCATGGAAAGGCGGCTTCTGCGGGGCATCGTCAACCCGGCCATGATCGCCACTTTCCTCTTCGGCATCCTGATGCTGGTGCTCAATCCGGGCCTTCTCTCCGATGGCTGGATGCATGTGAAACTGGCGCTGATCCTCGTCATGTCGGCGCTTCACGGCTTTTTTTCGCGCTGGCGGAAAGAGTTCGAGCGCGACGGGAACCAGCGGGATGCCCGCTTCTACCGGATCGTCAATGAGGGCCCGCCGCTCCTCGTCATCTTCATCGTGCTGCTGGCGGTCGCGAAACCGTTCTGA
- the hemH gene encoding ferrochelatase, translating to MTRKVAVVLFNLGGPDKPEAVEPFLFNLFIDPAIIRVPQPFRWLIAKLVSKRRAPVAKEIYAALGGGSPIVPLTRDQGQALEAALAGGESEFRSFIAMRYWHPFADEAAAAIKAWGADEIILLPLYPQYSTTTTESSFRDWERAAAKAGLSAPVKTVCCYPLAPGFIAAHVALLRDVIAKAGGTDGIRILFSAHGLPKKVIEAGDPYQAQVEQSCAALAAALGIEGLDWVTCYQSRVGPLEWIGPATDKEIIRAGSEGKSLIVVPIAFVSEHSETLVELDKEYGHLAKESGVPRYFRVPALGTEPHFIEALAGLVRAAQASDTILCPEEAAGHVCTARAGLKMAG from the coding sequence ATGACCCGGAAGGTCGCGGTCGTGCTCTTCAATCTCGGCGGACCGGACAAGCCAGAGGCGGTCGAGCCCTTTCTCTTTAATCTCTTCATCGATCCCGCCATCATTCGTGTGCCGCAGCCTTTTCGCTGGCTGATCGCGAAGCTTGTCTCGAAGCGCCGTGCGCCGGTGGCGAAGGAAATCTATGCGGCGCTTGGCGGCGGTTCGCCGATCGTTCCGCTGACACGCGATCAGGGGCAGGCGCTCGAGGCCGCCTTGGCCGGTGGCGAATCCGAGTTCCGCAGTTTCATCGCCATGCGCTACTGGCATCCCTTTGCGGATGAAGCGGCCGCCGCCATCAAGGCATGGGGCGCCGATGAGATCATCCTCCTGCCGCTCTACCCGCAATACTCGACCACGACGACCGAATCCTCCTTCAGGGACTGGGAGCGGGCGGCGGCGAAGGCGGGGCTTTCAGCGCCGGTGAAGACCGTCTGCTGCTATCCGCTCGCGCCCGGCTTCATCGCCGCGCATGTGGCGCTGCTTCGCGACGTGATTGCCAAGGCAGGCGGGACGGACGGCATCCGCATCCTCTTCTCCGCTCACGGCCTGCCGAAAAAGGTGATCGAGGCGGGCGATCCCTATCAAGCCCAGGTCGAGCAGAGCTGCGCCGCCCTGGCCGCGGCGCTCGGCATTGAAGGTCTCGACTGGGTCACCTGCTACCAAAGCCGGGTGGGGCCCCTCGAATGGATCGGCCCGGCCACCGACAAGGAAATCATCCGGGCGGGCAGCGAGGGCAAATCGCTCATCGTCGTTCCCATCGCCTTCGTCTCGGAACATTCCGAAACGCTGGTCGAGCTCGACAAGGAATATGGACACCTCGCCAAAGAGAGCGGCGTACCGCGCTATTTCCGGGTGCCGGCGCTCGGCACCGAGCCGCATTTCATCGAGGCGCTGGCCGGGCTTGTCCGCGCGGCGCAGGCGAGCGATACCATCCTCTGCCCGGAAGAGGCCGCCGGCCATGTCTGCACCGCCCGGGCGGGCCTGAAGATGGCTGGTTAA